One genomic segment of Pseudomonas sp. p1(2021b) includes these proteins:
- a CDS encoding ABC transporter ATP-binding protein produces the protein MSEQNLIEVRDLAVEFVTGEHVHRVVDGISFDIRKGETLALVGESGSGKSVTAHSILRLLPYPLARHPSGSIRYGDKDMLQLGEKPMQRIRGDRIAMIFQEPMTSLNPLHTIEKQINEILLLHKGLTGKEATARTLELLEMVGIPEPQKRLKALPHELSGGQRQRVMIAMALANEPELLIADEPTTALDVTVQLKILDLLKALQARLGMALLLISHDLNLVRRIAHRVCVMQCGKIVEQADCATLFRSPQHHYTKMLINAEPSGAPADNPVGSPLLEVEDLRVWFPIKKGLLRRTVDHVKAVDGIDFSLPQGQTLGIVGESGSGKSTLGLAILRLIASRGGIRFHGQNLEGLSQKDVRPLRREMQVVFQDPFGSLSPRMCVADIVGEGLRIHRIGTPAEQEAAIIAALEEVGLDPRTRHRYPHEFSGGQRQRIAIARALVLKPALILLDEPTSALDRTVQRQVVELLRNLQHKYNLTYLFISHDLAVVKALSHQLMVIKHGHVVEQGDAQAIFQAPQHPYTRQLLEAAFLEAVPVA, from the coding sequence ATGAGCGAACAGAACCTGATCGAAGTGCGCGACCTCGCCGTGGAATTCGTCACCGGCGAGCATGTGCATCGGGTGGTCGACGGCATCAGCTTCGACATCCGCAAGGGCGAAACCCTGGCCCTGGTCGGCGAAAGCGGCTCGGGCAAGTCCGTCACCGCCCACTCCATCCTGCGCCTGCTGCCCTACCCGCTGGCGCGCCACCCCAGCGGGAGCATCCGCTATGGCGACAAGGACATGCTGCAACTGGGCGAGAAGCCCATGCAGCGCATTCGCGGTGACCGTATCGCGATGATCTTCCAGGAGCCGATGACCTCGCTGAACCCGCTGCATACCATCGAGAAGCAGATCAACGAAATCCTCCTGCTGCACAAAGGCCTCACCGGCAAGGAAGCCACCGCGCGGACCCTCGAACTGCTGGAGATGGTCGGCATCCCCGAGCCGCAGAAACGCCTCAAGGCCCTGCCCCACGAGCTGTCCGGCGGCCAGCGCCAGCGCGTGATGATCGCCATGGCGCTGGCCAACGAGCCGGAGCTGTTGATCGCCGACGAGCCCACCACCGCGCTCGACGTGACCGTGCAGTTGAAAATCCTCGACCTGCTCAAGGCATTGCAAGCACGGCTGGGGATGGCCCTGCTGCTGATCAGCCATGACCTGAACCTGGTGCGGCGCATTGCCCACCGGGTGTGCGTGATGCAGTGCGGCAAGATCGTCGAGCAGGCCGATTGCGCGACGCTGTTCCGTTCGCCGCAGCATCACTACACCAAGATGCTGATCAATGCCGAGCCCAGCGGCGCGCCGGCGGACAACCCGGTAGGGTCGCCGCTGCTGGAAGTCGAGGACCTGCGGGTGTGGTTCCCGATCAAGAAAGGCCTGCTGCGGCGCACCGTCGACCACGTCAAGGCCGTGGACGGCATCGACTTCAGCCTGCCCCAGGGGCAGACCCTCGGCATCGTGGGGGAAAGCGGCTCGGGCAAGTCTACCCTGGGCCTTGCCATTCTGCGCCTGATCGCCAGCCGCGGCGGCATCCGCTTCCATGGCCAGAATCTCGAAGGGCTCAGCCAGAAGGACGTTCGCCCCCTGCGCCGAGAGATGCAGGTGGTGTTCCAGGACCCCTTCGGCAGCCTCAGCCCCCGCATGTGCGTGGCCGATATCGTCGGTGAAGGCTTACGGATTCACCGCATCGGCACGCCTGCCGAACAGGAAGCCGCGATCATCGCCGCGCTCGAGGAAGTGGGGCTGGATCCGCGAACGCGTCACCGCTACCCGCATGAATTCTCCGGAGGCCAGCGCCAGCGCATCGCCATTGCCCGAGCACTGGTACTCAAGCCTGCATTGATTCTGCTGGATGAACCGACCTCGGCGCTGGACCGGACCGTGCAGCGGCAGGTGGTGGAGTTACTGCGCAATCTACAGCACAAGTACAACCTGACGTACCTGTTCATCAGCCATGACCTGGCGGTGGTCAAAGCGCTCAGTCACCAGTTGATGGTGATCAAGCATGGGCATGTGGTGGAACAAGGGGATGCGCAGGCGATCTTCCAGGCGCCGCAGCATCCGTATACGCGGCAGTTGTTGGAGGCGGCATTCTTGGAGGCGGTTCCGGTTGCCTAG
- a CDS encoding class I SAM-dependent methyltransferase — MKSSSLNSAEKFDISRANEYARQSRIALAGYDACQDLAACMLAASLGNMGSAKILVVGAGGTAQEIISMAKLEPGWRFTAVDPSRPMLEAAKQQLDANNLLERTTMHLGHIEDLVADESYDAATLIGVLHHLDGDESKRQILRSIQAHLKPGAPLIVAGNQYAYASQPLLLAAWGQRWRQHGASPDEVKVKLGKILQGADPPHSEAAVQKLLNDAGFGNATRFFSSLFWGAWLTCKMV; from the coding sequence AGTACGCCCGACAAAGCCGCATTGCACTGGCCGGATACGATGCCTGCCAAGACTTGGCTGCGTGCATGCTGGCGGCAAGTCTGGGCAACATGGGCTCGGCAAAAATACTTGTGGTGGGCGCTGGCGGTACGGCGCAGGAGATCATTTCTATGGCCAAGCTCGAACCGGGTTGGCGCTTCACTGCCGTTGATCCATCCAGGCCTATGCTGGAGGCAGCGAAGCAGCAGTTAGACGCAAACAACTTGCTCGAAAGAACGACTATGCATCTTGGGCATATTGAAGACTTGGTAGCAGATGAGTCATACGACGCAGCTACCTTGATCGGGGTACTCCACCATCTCGATGGGGATGAATCCAAGCGACAAATTTTACGATCCATTCAGGCTCATCTAAAACCGGGTGCGCCGCTGATTGTCGCGGGGAATCAATATGCGTATGCCAGCCAGCCGTTACTCCTCGCTGCCTGGGGGCAACGGTGGCGGCAGCATGGAGCCAGCCCGGACGAAGTGAAGGTCAAGCTTGGGAAAATCCTTCAAGGTGCCGACCCTCCACATTCCGAGGCAGCGGTTCAAAAGCTGCTGAATGATGCCGGATTCGGGAATGCTACCCGTTTCTTCAGCAGCCTTTTCTGGGGAGCCTGGTTGACTTGCAAAATGGTCTGA
- a CDS encoding bifunctional diguanylate cyclase/phosphodiesterase: protein MISNLINQSSLSDCPREKLTQKTIVIASGSLLVGLIGFVITLLLITEKINENAYQQSLFYAEKALNNRKAHISNTIRDYAYWGDAYENLHKHFNFDWAFTRRNLGPTLFENFKIDGVFVLDPKLKSVYSLIEGNFSNLTAEDWIDGDLLKLVQRAQAQQKEEGSVVALYEVGGRPAFVFAATITPGNDPSVKATDGPPSIIIFVDVLTPQKLIMLGHEFGLNHFRATLNIDEPVEPTSFTLPTDSKNVYLLSWDVFQPGKDLCLWILPLFVIISLLIIGLYWLAIRKILNTSRKLDQSQQAVIESEKLFRDIAKASSDWLWEIDEKECFTYLSERFNQVTGHAREAWISRPIHQLLKFNGGTIQSWLTNPEVKKNLRTPLSCSYQSASGKLSLCDLVICGEPDSSQRVRGVARDITSELESLERIQQLQQCDILTGLPNRTHLLEHLALRVEAAEENSIAVLNVWLDGLGRICDSHDRAIGDQVLIDAAQRLKDFLRHDDLLAHNAPDEFIIVLDGGFSLKNYVDSLCGKIVNLLEKPFYTSHHQILLSARIGISTLPASTASKLLRASEIALHYARRQKNSKWCVLTDTMLREFSQNKELERDLNCAITNHELDIFYQPRVNTQTLQVEGIEALIRWHHPQKGLIGPDVFIPIAEESGVILSLGKWVLHQACAQILKLEDHLYISINLSPKQFYSPDLVELVKDALARSGLPGHRMELEITESCMLDENGETLAILNNLKALGIRLAMDDFGTGYSSLSYLQNYPFDVLKIDRSFIADIHISARKKAIVLAIIQLGHALDITVTAEGVEDQGQYKLLKDLGCDELQGYFFGKPAPIDSLSHLSSKKE, encoded by the coding sequence GTGATTTCAAATCTTATTAACCAATCGAGCCTTTCAGACTGCCCGAGAGAAAAGCTAACCCAAAAGACGATAGTAATTGCCAGTGGCTCACTGCTCGTGGGGTTAATCGGTTTCGTTATCACGCTCTTGCTCATAACAGAAAAAATTAACGAAAACGCATACCAACAAAGCTTATTTTATGCTGAAAAAGCACTCAACAATCGAAAGGCGCACATAAGTAATACGATAAGGGATTACGCCTATTGGGGCGATGCCTATGAAAACCTTCACAAGCACTTCAACTTCGACTGGGCGTTTACGCGAAGGAATCTTGGCCCTACACTGTTTGAGAACTTCAAAATAGATGGTGTATTTGTTCTAGATCCAAAGTTGAAATCTGTATACAGCCTCATTGAAGGGAATTTTAGCAACCTCACAGCTGAAGACTGGATAGACGGCGACCTTCTCAAACTCGTGCAAAGAGCACAGGCGCAGCAAAAAGAGGAAGGAAGTGTTGTTGCATTGTATGAGGTAGGCGGTAGGCCTGCCTTCGTATTCGCTGCCACGATAACGCCTGGAAACGATCCTTCGGTAAAAGCCACAGACGGGCCACCCTCGATCATTATATTTGTTGATGTTCTGACCCCTCAAAAATTAATTATGCTAGGGCATGAATTCGGGCTAAATCATTTCCGAGCGACGCTGAACATTGACGAGCCAGTAGAGCCCACATCGTTTACGTTACCTACTGACAGCAAAAACGTCTACCTATTGAGCTGGGATGTTTTCCAGCCAGGAAAAGATTTATGCCTATGGATTCTGCCACTCTTTGTAATTATTAGCCTCCTCATAATCGGCTTGTATTGGCTTGCCATACGAAAAATATTAAACACCTCTAGAAAGCTTGACCAAAGCCAGCAGGCCGTCATTGAGAGTGAGAAACTATTCCGCGATATAGCAAAAGCAAGCTCAGATTGGCTATGGGAAATAGACGAAAAGGAGTGTTTCACCTATCTGTCCGAACGCTTCAATCAAGTAACTGGACACGCGCGCGAGGCGTGGATTAGCCGCCCAATACATCAACTGTTAAAATTCAACGGCGGCACCATACAAAGCTGGTTAACCAACCCTGAAGTCAAGAAGAACCTACGAACACCTCTTTCTTGCAGCTACCAGTCCGCCAGTGGAAAGCTCTCTTTATGCGATCTCGTCATTTGTGGCGAACCCGACTCATCTCAAAGAGTCAGAGGCGTTGCTCGAGATATTACATCGGAGCTGGAAAGCCTAGAGCGAATCCAACAACTCCAGCAATGCGACATATTAACCGGCTTACCTAATCGCACGCATTTGCTTGAGCATTTGGCGCTAAGAGTCGAGGCAGCTGAAGAAAATTCAATTGCCGTTCTGAATGTATGGCTTGATGGGCTTGGCCGAATTTGCGATAGCCATGACCGTGCAATAGGTGATCAGGTTCTTATAGATGCAGCGCAGCGATTAAAGGACTTCTTAAGGCATGATGATTTGCTCGCCCATAATGCACCCGATGAATTCATCATTGTCTTGGATGGCGGCTTTTCCTTGAAAAATTATGTCGATTCGCTATGCGGAAAGATAGTTAACTTATTAGAGAAGCCCTTTTATACGTCCCACCATCAAATACTATTAAGTGCACGAATTGGTATTTCGACATTGCCTGCTTCCACGGCGTCGAAACTCTTACGAGCCTCTGAGATTGCATTGCATTACGCACGGCGTCAGAAAAATTCAAAGTGGTGTGTCCTTACCGATACTATGCTGAGGGAGTTCAGCCAGAACAAAGAGCTCGAGCGGGACCTGAATTGCGCCATCACCAATCATGAATTGGATATATTTTACCAACCTCGCGTCAATACCCAAACTCTTCAAGTCGAAGGTATAGAAGCTCTAATCCGTTGGCACCATCCTCAAAAAGGGTTAATTGGTCCCGATGTCTTTATCCCAATAGCTGAAGAGAGTGGAGTGATACTTTCATTGGGGAAATGGGTTTTACATCAAGCCTGCGCCCAAATCCTAAAGCTGGAAGATCATCTTTACATTTCTATAAATCTTTCGCCAAAACAATTTTATTCTCCCGACCTGGTAGAGCTTGTCAAAGACGCGTTAGCGCGTTCCGGCCTACCCGGCCACCGCATGGAGCTTGAAATTACCGAAAGCTGCATGCTTGATGAGAATGGTGAGACGCTCGCTATACTGAACAATTTAAAAGCACTCGGCATTCGCCTTGCCATGGATGATTTCGGCACTGGCTATTCATCATTGAGCTATTTGCAAAACTACCCATTTGATGTCCTAAAAATTGATAGAAGTTTTATCGCTGACATCCATATCAGCGCTAGAAAAAAAGCAATCGTTTTGGCAATCATTCAGCTCGGACATGCGTTGGATATAACGGTTACGGCCGAGGGTGTTGAAGACCAAGGCCAGTACAAACTACTTAAGGACCTAGGCTGTGACGAATTGCAAGGTTATTTTTTTGGAAAGCCGGCGCCAATCGACTCGCTGTCGCACCTCAGTTCAAAAAAAGAGTGA
- a CDS encoding carbon-nitrogen hydrolase family protein, with the protein MKLVAAQISSYPGKTEQNIAKHIAVIEQAVRYGADGIFFPELSLTAYEPVLAEGLAMQVDDPRLEVFQQLSDRSGILIAVGAPLRVERGVQIAMFFFQPKSERIVYAKQLLHADEQPFFSPGGTQQVFTHANEVLVPAICYESLQPGHAQQASEAGSTIYFTSVAKSSRGVAAAYSHYPQIARQYGMAVVMANCVGPADNYIASGHSGIWSREGNLVTQAGECEEALVIYNSLTGEGTLLSI; encoded by the coding sequence ATGAAGCTTGTTGCCGCACAAATCTCGTCCTACCCAGGGAAGACTGAACAAAATATCGCCAAACACATCGCTGTCATCGAGCAGGCGGTACGCTACGGAGCGGATGGTATTTTCTTCCCTGAACTGTCTCTGACCGCTTATGAACCCGTGCTTGCTGAGGGTTTGGCCATGCAGGTCGACGATCCGAGACTAGAGGTGTTCCAGCAGCTCAGCGACCGTTCCGGGATTTTGATTGCCGTAGGTGCACCACTACGCGTCGAGCGCGGCGTTCAGATTGCCATGTTTTTCTTCCAGCCCAAATCGGAGCGAATCGTCTACGCCAAGCAGCTGCTGCATGCCGATGAGCAGCCCTTTTTCTCACCTGGGGGTACCCAGCAGGTATTCACCCACGCCAATGAGGTGCTGGTTCCGGCCATTTGCTATGAGTCGTTGCAACCCGGTCACGCACAACAAGCGTCAGAGGCGGGGTCAACCATTTACTTCACGAGTGTTGCCAAATCTTCAAGAGGAGTGGCTGCGGCGTACAGCCATTATCCGCAGATAGCTCGGCAATATGGAATGGCAGTCGTGATGGCCAATTGTGTGGGGCCGGCGGATAACTACATCGCATCTGGTCATTCGGGAATCTGGAGCCGTGAAGGTAACTTGGTTACCCAAGCGGGCGAATGCGAGGAAGCGTTGGTTATCTACAATTCGCTAACTGGCGAAGGCACGCTTTTAAGCATCTAA